One part of the Paracoccus sp. MBLB3053 genome encodes these proteins:
- a CDS encoding tetratricopeptide repeat protein, with amino-acid sequence MRALKSMILAAGLAFCALPAAAQDQQTLADIRSELAQLSADLQNLRAELVATGPAGYAAAGGDSAIDRMNAMEARLQQLTGQSERLQNRIDRIVKDGTTRIGDIEFRLCEMEEGCDLGSLTTPTLGDQGGGASALPLSDQQGSVTSPQTTPSAGVATAAEQADFDRAREVLGQGDFRRAADLFAAVAQTHAGGPLTAEALYLRGAALDAAGDLTGAGIAWLESFAANPNGPQAADSLLGLSRAMSVAGGPEDGCYYLQEILARFPDAPQAVEAEKRMGDAACASAFEADGEGDPAMMDPEAAADLADDQ; translated from the coding sequence ATGCGCGCGCTCAAAAGCATGATCCTTGCGGCCGGGCTTGCGTTCTGCGCGCTGCCCGCTGCGGCTCAGGACCAGCAGACGCTGGCCGATATCCGGTCCGAACTGGCCCAGTTGTCGGCCGATCTGCAAAATCTGCGCGCCGAACTGGTCGCGACGGGCCCGGCCGGATATGCGGCGGCGGGTGGCGACAGTGCGATCGACCGGATGAACGCGATGGAGGCTCGGCTGCAGCAGCTGACCGGCCAGAGCGAGCGCTTGCAGAACCGCATCGACCGAATCGTGAAGGATGGAACAACCCGGATCGGGGATATCGAATTCCGCCTGTGCGAGATGGAAGAGGGATGCGACCTTGGCAGCCTGACCACGCCGACACTGGGCGACCAGGGCGGCGGCGCCTCGGCACTGCCCTTGTCGGACCAGCAAGGTTCGGTGACCAGCCCTCAGACCACCCCTTCGGCCGGGGTCGCCACTGCGGCGGAACAGGCCGATTTCGACCGGGCCCGGGAGGTGCTCGGTCAAGGTGACTTTCGTCGTGCTGCGGACCTCTTTGCGGCCGTCGCCCAGACCCATGCTGGCGGCCCGCTGACCGCAGAGGCGCTTTACCTGCGTGGGGCGGCGCTGGACGCGGCTGGCGATCTGACCGGCGCGGGCATCGCCTGGCTGGAAAGCTTCGCCGCCAATCCCAACGGCCCGCAGGCGGCGGATTCGCTGCTTGGCCTTTCGCGTGCGATGAGCGTCGCCGGTGGGCCCGAAGATGGCTGCTACTACCTGCAAGAGATCCTTGCACGTTTTCCCGATGCGCCCCAGGCCGTCGAGGCCGAGAAACGGATGGGCGATGCCGCTTGTGCGAGCGCCTTCGAGGCTGATGGCGAGGGCGATCCCGCTATGATGGACCCGGAGGCCGCGGCGGATCTGGCCGATGACCAGTGA
- the pal gene encoding peptidoglycan-associated lipoprotein Pal produces the protein MKTFVKFAAIGALLTIAACSRPAQQGPLVNDPYANMGAGSVGASALPGTAEHFKATAGDTVLFPVDQSTLTPEARTTLANQAGWLNQNQAFSARIEGHADEQGTREYNLALGARRASSVQEYLISQGVAAGRLRTVSYGKERPLEICSTEECYTKNRRAVTVVSPGAGM, from the coding sequence ATGAAGACTTTCGTGAAATTCGCGGCGATCGGGGCGCTGCTGACCATTGCGGCTTGTTCGCGCCCGGCCCAGCAGGGGCCGCTGGTCAACGACCCCTACGCCAATATGGGTGCGGGCAGTGTCGGCGCCAGCGCGCTTCCGGGAACGGCCGAGCATTTCAAGGCGACTGCAGGTGATACGGTTCTGTTTCCCGTGGATCAGTCGACGCTGACCCCGGAGGCCCGGACAACGCTGGCCAATCAGGCGGGCTGGCTGAACCAGAACCAGGCGTTCTCGGCACGGATCGAGGGGCATGCGGACGAACAGGGCACGCGGGAATACAACCTTGCCCTGGGTGCACGCCGCGCAAGCTCGGTGCAGGAATACCTGATCTCGCAAGGTGTCGCGGCCGGACGGCTGCGCACGGTAAGCTATGGCAAGGAACGCCCGCTTGAAATCTGCTCGACCGAGGAGTGCTATACCAAGAACCGCCGCGCGGTGACCGTGGTCAGCCCCGGGGCAGGCATGTGA